The Aedes aegypti strain LVP_AGWG chromosome 3, AaegL5.0 Primary Assembly, whole genome shotgun sequence genome contains a region encoding:
- the LOC5577323 gene encoding nucleosome assembly protein 1-like 1, which translates to MEATAEAKAPVLRSEEEETLIRQISNLDLRIKQIKKITSMPPNMRIKIETLKKAQLDLLEKEAEFHQKVHLLEVDFQKHYEEMYEKRRQIVNGTYIPKLEGLPEPSDDAADQAQGLPDFWLTVFKMTPVLQAMIREADEEALKRLIDVRVQVKNEPQPSFVLQFEFEPNDFFNDRILEKKYLMKCCPNSEKPFSFNGFEIYDTVGHEIDWKEGANLTKLAVDDKDGQKVEMVTNSFFNFFNPKPLFMTDPILSVQFLETDFEIGYYIKERVIPRATLFYIGEVDDDLDDISESTDEESLRGVISLETDKGAVPKHINSEEESK; encoded by the coding sequence ATGGAAGCAACCGCTGAAGCAAAAGCTCCCGTTCTGCGATCCGAAGAAGAAGAGACGTTGATCCGGCAAATCTCCAACCTGGATCTAAGAATCAAACAGATCAAGAAGATTACTTCCATGCCGCCGAATATGAGGATCAAGATCGAAACCTTGAAAAAGGCCCAGCTTGACCTACTGGAGAAGGAAGCCGAATTTCACCAAAAGGTACACCTGCTCGAAGTCGACTTCCAGAAGCACTACGAAGAAATGTATGAAAAACGGCGCCAGATCGTCAACGGTACCTACATTCCAAAGCTAGAGGGACTTCCGGAGCCATCGGATGACGCAGCAGATCAAGCGCAAGGGTTGCCGGACTTTTGGTTGACCGTCTTCAAGATGACACCCGTCCTGCAAGCAATGATTCGGGAGGCAGACGAGGAAGCCCTTAAGCGGCTAATCGATGTCCGTGTCCAGGTCAAGAATGAACCACAGCCATCGTTTGTGCTTCAGTTTGAGTTTGAACCCAACGATTTCTTCAACGACCGCATTTTGGAGAAGAAATATCTAATGAAATGCTGCCCAAACTCGGAGAAACCTTTCTCGTTCAACGGTTTTGAAATTTACGATACCGTCGGACATGAGATAGATTGGAAAGAGGGAGCCAATTTGACTAAGCTAGCAGTCGATGACAAGGACGGTCAAAAGGTCGAGATGGTGACCAACAGCTTCTTCAACTTTTTCAACCCGAAGCCTTTGTTTATGACGGATCCCATCCTGAGCGTACAGTTTTTAGAAACGGATTTCGAGATCGGGTACTACATCAAGGAACGGGTCATCCCAAGAGCCACCTTGTTCTACATCGGTGAAGTTGACGACGATTTGGATGATATTTCCGAGTCGACCGATGAGGAAAGCCTGCGTGGAGTGATCAGCTTAGAAACAGACAAAGGTGCAGTTCCGAAACACATCAATAGCGAGGAGGAATCGAAGTGA